A window from Triticum aestivum cultivar Chinese Spring chromosome 6D, IWGSC CS RefSeq v2.1, whole genome shotgun sequence encodes these proteins:
- the LOC123145036 gene encoding F-box protein At5g51370, which produces MPEPDRNSLSAGRGQHRDGLKGWPDLWLLPGKPPHSPTAAMAPPPPPPDRAPDQTLAFSDELLLRVLAYLPEPHLTASASLVCKRWMRLSGRLRRRLAVRDWAFVTHRLPYRFPDLAVLDLFPASIAAPAAPSRASPVLTCGAVSLTLDPGADPPLGACRFLADDVLDRGLAVVAARFPNLRRLSATAASESAGLMDIAGGCATLQELELHRCTDLALRPVSAFAHLQILRIVAASSPLYGTSEDGGVTDIGLTILAHGCKRLVKLELVGCEGSYDGIAAVGRCCAMLEELTIAEHRMDGGWLAALAFCGNLKTLRLQGCARIDDDPGPAEHLGACLTLESLQLHRCQLRDRHALHALFLVCEGARELLVQNCWGLEDDMFALAGLCRRVKLLSLEGCSLLTTRGVESVVTSWNDLQSLQVVACNKIKDEEMTGALSELFSNLKELKWRPDNKSLLAASLVGTGMGKKGRVFFKRILPGHQRVKGKVLNYPAGVAA; this is translated from the exons ATGCCTGAGCCCGACCGCAACTCCCTCAGCGCCGGCCGCGGCCAACACCGCGACGGGCTCAAGGGCTGGCCCGACCTCTGGCTGCTCCCCGGGAAGCCGCCGCACTCGCCCACCGCGGCcatggccccgccgccgccgccgccggaccgcgCCCCCGACCAAACCCTAGCCTTCTCGGACGAGCTCCTCCTCCGCGTCCTCGCCTACCTCCCGGAGCCCCACCTCACGGCCTCCGCCTCGCTCGTCTGCAAGAGGTGGATGCGCCTCTCcggccgcctgcgccgccgcctcgcGGTGCGGGACTGGGCTTTCGTCACGCACCGCCTCCCCTACCGCTTCCCCGACCTGGCGGTCCTCGACCTGTTCCCGGCCTCCATAGCCGCCCCGGCCGCGCCGTCTCGGGCCTCCCCCGTCCTCACCTGCGGCGCGGTCTCGCTAACCCTAGACCCCGGCGCCGACCCGCCGCTCGGCGCTTGCCGGTTCCTCGCCGACGATGTGCTTGACAGGGGCCTCGCTGTCGTCGCCGCCAGGTTCCCTAACCTCCGGCGCTTATCGGCCACAGCCGCGTCCGAGTCCGCTGGCCTCATGGATATCGCCGGAGGCTGCGCCACTCTACAAGAGCTTGAGCTCCACCGATGCACTGACCTTGCCCTCCGCCCGGTCTCTGCCTTTGCGCACCTCCAGATCCTCCGCATCGTCGCCGCGTCCTCGCCGCTGTATGGCACCAGTGAAGATGGCGGGGTAACTGACATCGGCCTCACCATCCTCGCCCATGGCTGCAAACGGTTGGTTAAGCTGGAGCTTGTGGGTTGCGAGGGCAGCTACGACGGCATAGCAGCTGTGGGACGGTGCTGTGCGATGCTGGAGGAGCTCACCATTGCTGAGCACAGGATGGACGGCGGGTGGCTTGCTGCTCTAGCTTTCTGTGGCAACCTCAAGACCCTGCGGCTTCAGGGGTGTGCCAGGATTGATGATGATCCTGGGCCTGCTGAACATCTCGGCGCCTGCCTCACGCTCGAGAGCCTGCAATTGCATCGGTGCCAGCTACGTGACCGCCACGCCCTCCATGCTCTCTTTTTGGTCTGTGAGGGTGCTCGCGAGTTGCTGGTCCAGAATTGTTGGGGCCTTGAAGACGACATGTTTGCGTTGGCTGGCCTATGCAG GAGAGTGAAATTGCTGTCCTTAGAAGGCTGCTCATTATTAACAACTCGAGGTGTCGAATCTGTAGTCACCTCATGGAATGATTTGCAGAGTCTACAAGTTGTCGCGTGCAACAAAATAAAGGACGAGGAAATGACTGGTGCACTCTCAGAGCTTTTCTCTAATCTCAAAGAGCTGAAGTGGAGGCCCGACAACAAATCTCTCCTGGCGGCAAGCCTAGTGGGCACTGGAATGGGAAAGAAGGGCAGAGTATTTTTCAAAAGG ATTTTACCGGGCCATCAACGAGTCAAGGGCAAGGTGCTCAACTATCCAGCGGGTGTTGCTGCTTAG
- the LOC123145037 gene encoding remorin 4.2: MAAALDGVSSCGSINMRRVDHLLPLPLPCVGESTAASRVSLGSSPARSDASEGAASFYAEPHPEDQPEASAGRSTQMLLAMAAMGGRGGPYGRRPASSYGSCAAWSAGSLTAHRPASPSPICSPVSSKGGDGCRGGGERRDDGDTSSFVTSQQEQEQGRLPTREDFAKCSATPRNIRLQTPRHPSLPDRRANGSSRGPPKFVHKATPARLMRRARSSHNYHGKRMGAIDAVNEWRLPKVSEEADEAVDQKDWQDDAMSSRVSSARDWNFESDSAYEGSNHDGRAFEHSEVEDCAAAVQRMERRLRCPARKHEENAVHAKLVAWKDAQIAKLIEKLNQKEAQIDKWQKNKIAQARHKLTKTEKKLEKQRAEAAVKMQKAIEDAERRADKKRVKKQAATNSRIDGVKRALEEMSRTGRLPWTLAFL; the protein is encoded by the exons ATGGCCGCCGCCCTCGACGgcgtctcctcctgcggcagcatcAACATGCGCCGCGTCGACCACCTCCTCCCGCTCCCGCTCCCCTGCGTCGGCGAGTCGACCGCCGCCTCCCGCGTCTCGCTGGGCTCCTCCCCCGCCCGCTCCGACGCCTCCGAGGGCGCCGCCTCCTTCTACGCCGAGCCCCACCCGGAGGACCAGCCCGAGGCGTCCGCGGGGAGGAGCACGCAGATGCTGCTCGCCATGGCCGCCATGGGCGGGCGCGGCGGCCCCTACGGCCGCCGCCCGGCGTCCTCCTACGGCAGCTGCGCCGCCTGGAGCGCCGGCTCCCTCACCGCGCACCGCCCGGCCTCCCCGTCGCCCATATGCAGCCCCGTCAGCAGCAAaggcggcgacggctgccggggcggCGGAGAGCGGCGCGACGATGGCGACACGTCCTCCTTCGTCACGTCACAGCAG GAACAAGAGCAAGGGAGGTTACCAACGAGAGAAGATTTCGCCAAGTGTTCTGCTACGCCACGAAACATCCGACTACAGACTCCCAGGCACCCTTCTCTGCCGGACAGGAGAG CTAACGGATCCAGTCGAGGGCCTCCAAAATTCGTCCACAAGGCCACGCCAGCTAGATTGATGCGCCGAGCTCGCTCCTCACATAACTACCATGGGAAGCGCATGGGAGCAATTGATGCTGTCAATGAATGGAGATTGCCTAAAGTAAGTGAAGAGGCAGATGAGGCAGTGGATCAGAAGGACTGGCAGGATGATGCTATGTCATCTCGTGTATCCTCAG CTCGTGATTGGAACTTCGAGTCGGATAGTGCCTATGAGGGAAGCAATCATGATGGTCGTGCTTTTGAGCATTCAGAGGTCGAGGATTGTGCAGCTGCAGTGCAAAGGATGGAGAGACGGCTGCGGTGCCCTGCGAGGAAACATGAGGAAAATGCTGTCCACGCCAAGTTGGTTGCCTGGAAGGATGCACAGATTGCAAAGCTCATAGAAAA GCTGAATCAGAAAGAAGCCCAGATCGATAAATGGCAGAAGAATAAGATTGCACAGGCCAGGCATAAACTGACAAAAACTGAG AAGAAGTTGGAGAAGCAGAGAGCTGAAGCTGCAGTGAAGATGCAAAAGGCGATAGAAGATGCAGAGAGGAGAGCTGATAAGAAGAGAGTCAAGAAGCAGGCAGCCACCAACAGTCGGATAGATGGTGTCAAGAGAGCCCTGGAGGAGATGTCTAGGACAGGAAGGCTACCCTGGACACTTGCTTTTCTGTGA